The genomic window TCTGCTCCATCGGCATCACCGTTTAGGGTTCTCGCGGGTGCTTAAACATCTAACGGAGTTATGCAAAGGTTTATTTATTCCAGCACCCTAAAAAAGTTAGGTGATAGCTTGCACCCGATAAAACGCGCGGTTGAGTACAAGGGTTCAGTTGAGTTCACCCGGAGCGAGCTCGTTGGGATACTGGCCTTCAGCCTCCGCCTGATGGATGTAAAGACCGCGAAGGAGCTTATAGCGAAGTCCCTGGAGGAGGGCCTCCTTGAGGAAAAAGATGGGCTTCTGGTGGTCAACAAAAGCCTGCTCGCGGAGGAAGAGGCCGAGGAGGACCTCTTCAACGAGATGGTGACTCATATCGCAGATTCCCTAGGCTGGGAGCGGGAGGAGGTTCTTGAGGGAATAAAAGCCCTCCGCGAGCGCTACGGCGACCTCGACGAGAAGGTTCTCGCCTATCTCCTCGGCATGGACAAGGGGGTGGATATGTCGAGGTTTAAAGAAAAGCTTGGGGTTTAGGGCGAATAAAGGGGAACACCCTCCTCTTTGGCAGGCCCTCCAAAATCGGAATCAAGGGTTGCAAGAGTCATATCGTAAATCTTGGCAGTGGCAAGGATTATGGCGTCGTTTGGGAGAAGGCCATGTCTTGTTATTATCTCTGATGCCGTCTGAAGAACCACCTCGTTTATCTCTGCAATCTTAAATTGCTGAAGGAGGGCAAGAACCTTTTCTACGCCGCTATTAACAACCGCAGGGGGTTTCTTCTTGAGGGCAAATGCCGAGAGACCCGTTGTCTTTGAAATGAAGAGAAAAACTACCTCGGAGTAGACGATTGCGTTTATAAAAATCTCGTATTCGCTGGAGAGGAGTGAAGAGAGAACTTTCATAGCCTTGGGATTTCCTTTGAGGTACTCAACAAAAACGTTTGAGTCAATAAGCACTCGCTTGGTCATAAGTTTCCCCCTCTAGTTCTTCCCACGATTCTTTTCCTTTGAGCACTCCATAAAGCTCGCTTAAAAGGACTTCAAGCTCTATAATCCTTCGGAGCTTTTTTTTGAATAGTTCCTCATCGACACCGGGGGGAAGTTTTACAGTAATCTCTGACATGTTATCTGGTTGGTATTCTCTTCTATTAAGCTTTGTGGGCAAGGATTTAAACCCTAAACCTAAGACGTTTAATGGTGGTGGCCATGCCCGAGGAGGCGCTCATAGTTGTGGATATGCAGAGGGATTTCATGCCCGGGGGCGCTTTGCCGGTTCCGGAGGGGGACAAAATAATCCCCCGGTGCAACGAGTACATCAGGGAGTTCAGAAAAAGGGGGGCTTTAATAGTCGCCACCCGTGACTGGCATCCCGAGAACCACGTCAGCTTTAGGGAGCATGGAGGAATATGGCCGAAGCACTGCGTTCAAAACACTCCCGGGGCGGAGTTCGTCGTTGAACTGCCCGCCGACGCGGTGATAATCTCGAAAGCTACGGAACCGGATAAGGAGGCCTATTCGGGATTTGAGGGAACGGACCTGGCCGAGATACTGAAGAGAAACGGGGTAAGGAAGGTTTACATCTGCGGCGTCGCCACGGAGTACTGCGTTAGAGCCACCGCCCTCGACGCTTTAAAGCACGGCTTCGAAGTTTACCTGCTTCGCGATGCGGTGAAGGGAATCAAACCCCAGGATGAGGAACGGGCTTTGAAGGAGCTTGAGAATGCCGGCGTGAAGGTTCTTTAGAGACCACCCTCTTCCATTCTTTGAGGAGGACGAGGAGAAGATTGAGCACTATCGGACCTATTATGAGGCCCTTCACTCCCATGGCCCACGTTCCGCCTATCATTCCGATGAATACGAGGGTCTCGTCGAGGTTCGCGTCTTTGGCGACCATCATGGGCCTTATCGTGTAGTCCGGCATCGGGGAAACAAGGAGGAAGCCGTAGATCGCTATCCCAATTGCGTGGAGGTACATGGCATCCTTGGCGAAGTACGCGGCTGCGATTAGCCATATCATCCAGCCCTCAAAGAGGGGAACAAAGGAGAAGATGAAGGTCAGGAAGCCCGCCACTATAGCTGTGTAGAGGTCGGAGACCCCGAACAGGAGAAAGCCAAGGCTCATCAGAACACCTTTTATGACGTTTAAGACCAGCCAGGCCCTCACCAGCGCTCCCAGGGTCTTATTGAGGCTTTCGAGTATTTCCTCGCCCAGGCGGCGGTTTCTATCAGGAATCGCCAGCCGTATCTCTTCCGCTATCTCATGAGCGTTCGACAGTGCGTAGTAGAATGTGAAAAGGAAGACGACGAGCTGGAGGAGGTACATGGGAAGGGAGAAGGCCTGCTTCGATATGTACTCCGACAACCGTGGGATGAGCTGATTGAAGAAGTTCTGGAGGAAATCTAGGACCTCTGGAGGCAGAGGCTGGCTTATGAGCCACCGGAAGAAATCAACGACGCTCTGGTAGAAAGAAGCCGCAACCTGGACGGATATCATCAGAAGCTCGAAGGTTACTACACCGCCGAGCCCCAGCATCCCCACCGTGAGGAGCATCGCGGAGTGCATCTCACCAAGCTTGGGAGCGAGTCGCCTCTGTATGGGATAGGCTGCATAGGCCAGAATCAGGCCAAAGAATATCGGCGTTATCAGTGGGCTGATAGCCTTCCACGTTATGTACGCTATGATGAGCACGACAGCGATCCAGGCGAGTCTCTCCGCCTTCATATCCCTCGACAGATTTATTAGGTCTCCCCTTATAAACCATGCGTGCTGTCGGGGATGGAAACTGCTCTGAGGGAAAAAGCTCTGGCATATATAAGCCGCGCAGAGTATTATCTGGAGGAAAAACGCTTTGAAATGGCATACAACGCCTATATGGATGCCCTACATACCATTGGGGCCTATCTAGTTCACCGAGACACAGGGATTCTCATGTCCGCGAACGAGATGATGGGGATCCTTAAGAGCCGGCATCCGAAAATCCACGAGGTTATAGTCCGATATTCCCGACTGACTAGTTTTGATGAAGGAACGATAAAGGCCATGGGAAAAGATGTGGAAAAGCTCAGAGATGTGATGTTTCCCACTGTGGGGGAATAATCGATATAACCCCCAACATTGAGGACATAATCTTCTCTTCTTCCCTGCTCTTCCCTCTGCAGTCCCTAACCGCGCTTTCGAGAGTCTTCGCCAGCCCCCCGTTCCCGTAGAGGGTGACCAACACTATACCGCCCTCCGAGGGGTGGAAGGTTATGTAGACGATGTCCCCGTCCCTCACCTCTATTCCGGAGGGAACCATCTTCAGCAGAAACGCCCCACTCTTGCCGTCACGGTTCCATATTCCGGTTATCTCAAGCATCCCACGGGAGTAGAAGACGTTGAGGAACGGTAGGGGCTCCCCTGGGGGTGTTAGCGGATACGTTCCCATCCTGTATAGGACGACCTTCCCCCTAGCGGTTCCCAGAAATGCCGAACCACAGAGGTCATCTATGTAATGACCCAAAGCTTCATAAACAATATCGCCTGACCCATCCAACGCTATCACCACTGTATATGTTGGCTTCCGTCCTATATTGGTAATTGGTCCTTAACGGTGGTCGCGATGAGAATAGTCGCCGCTGACACGGGTGGTGCCCTGCTGGATGAGGAGTACAATCCAATAGGTCTAATAGCCACGGCGGCCGTTCTTGTGGAGAAGCCATATAAGACGGCAACGACAAGCATGGTTAGATACGCGAATCCCTTCGACTACGACATGAGCG from Thermococcus sp. MAR1 includes these protein-coding regions:
- a CDS encoding DUF2240 family protein; this encodes MHPIKRAVEYKGSVEFTRSELVGILAFSLRLMDVKTAKELIAKSLEEGLLEEKDGLLVVNKSLLAEEEAEEDLFNEMVTHIADSLGWEREEVLEGIKALRERYGDLDEKVLAYLLGMDKGVDMSRFKEKLGV
- a CDS encoding type II toxin-antitoxin system VapC family toxin — translated: MTKRVLIDSNVFVEYLKGNPKAMKVLSSLLSSEYEIFINAIVYSEVVFLFISKTTGLSAFALKKKPPAVVNSGVEKVLALLQQFKIAEINEVVLQTASEIITRHGLLPNDAIILATAKIYDMTLATLDSDFGGPAKEEGVPLYSP
- a CDS encoding nicotinamidase — encoded protein: MPEEALIVVDMQRDFMPGGALPVPEGDKIIPRCNEYIREFRKRGALIVATRDWHPENHVSFREHGGIWPKHCVQNTPGAEFVVELPADAVIISKATEPDKEAYSGFEGTDLAEILKRNGVRKVYICGVATEYCVRATALDALKHGFEVYLLRDAVKGIKPQDEERALKELENAGVKVL
- a CDS encoding AI-2E family transporter, giving the protein MKAERLAWIAVVLIIAYITWKAISPLITPIFFGLILAYAAYPIQRRLAPKLGEMHSAMLLTVGMLGLGGVVTFELLMISVQVAASFYQSVVDFFRWLISQPLPPEVLDFLQNFFNQLIPRLSEYISKQAFSLPMYLLQLVVFLFTFYYALSNAHEIAEEIRLAIPDRNRRLGEEILESLNKTLGALVRAWLVLNVIKGVLMSLGFLLFGVSDLYTAIVAGFLTFIFSFVPLFEGWMIWLIAAAYFAKDAMYLHAIGIAIYGFLLVSPMPDYTIRPMMVAKDANLDETLVFIGMIGGTWAMGVKGLIIGPIVLNLLLVLLKEWKRVVSKEPSRRHSQAPSKPVPHPGV